A single region of the Vicia villosa cultivar HV-30 ecotype Madison, WI linkage group LG4, Vvil1.0, whole genome shotgun sequence genome encodes:
- the LOC131595813 gene encoding PH, RCC1 and FYVE domains-containing protein 1-like: MADLASYGIPERDIEQAFLTLKRGTQLVKYSRKGKPKLCNFRLSQDETSLIWISHGKEKNLNLSSVLRIISGQRTAVFRRYLRPEKDYLSFSLIYKKGERSLDLICKDTAEVEIWLSGLKALISTGPGRRRRTRSELTDDSDEFSLNGRPFGGALEFSSAISKSRFSFETSSCESTSYRGRSDVGSDHASMPVRTSVGDGSRVSVSGVSYVSSVGSGGPDDIESLGDVFIWGEVWADGNSSDGLGSQVPSKTDVLTPKSLESNVVLDVHLIEPGVNHIALVTRQGEVFTWGEDSGGRLGHGFDKDFGKPNLVESLAITNMSLVACGEYHTCAVSTSGDLYTWGDGAHNAGLLGHGTDVSHCIPKRLTGILEGLQVISIACGSWHTALITANGKLFTFGDGMLGVLGHGNRESVSYPKEVQLSIGHKAIQVACGVWHTAAIIEVTDQPGSYTSPSKRIFTWGDGDHYRLGHANKETCLQPTCVAALAEYNFHQVACGQSLTVALTASGHVFSMGSTAYGQLGNPNSDGKVPILVRDKLQGESVEEISCGAHHVAVLTSRSELYTWGRGANGRLGHGDIDDQKTPTLVEALKERHVKNIACGANFTTCICIHKWVSGNDQSVCSGCRQPFGFTRKRHNCYHCGLVYCHPCSSKKALKAALAPTPSKPHRVCDACYAKLKGSDSGNSSSYNREITRPSSSTYGRERYDRGEVRTSSILLSSVTGLAKYFDIRSNGLGSALDLSSMARDTQVPLRLQLKDVIFPGSSSTTQTASRPLIVQQSNPPTPPSLVNSRPTSPYSRRPPSPTRSISPGFSRSLIDNLKKKNELLNQEVSKLQNHIRSLKQKGDMKDMKIRELQKNIQEANLLAGEESFKHREARDFIKSMTDELTEVTEKLPPENPGCETLKEINAQAQCMLKDNVEFESPFQPSFESEQQSAPDISESDSESSNLQRIKGNGEVSEAVPSVDGGNVQHESNSSYLSSTGVSPPSSETSSRSADSHRIVQEGETSVIEQFEHGVYITVIVLSDGSKIFKRVRFSKRRYNEQQAEEWWNKNKDRVFRRYSPPQEIIGSSSTPPHGEGNIETSPSS; encoded by the exons ATGGCAGATCTTGCTAGTTATGGGATTCCTGAACGTGATATTGAACAA GCATTCCTTACTTTAAAAAGAGGAACTCAGTTAGTTAAGTATAGTAGAAAAGGGAAGCCAAAGCTTTGTAATTTCCGGCTTTCACAG GACGAAACATCACTGATTTGGATTTCTCATGGAAAGGAAAAGAATCTGAACTTGTCTTCTGTTTTGCGCATCATCTCAGGACAGAGAACA GCTGTCTTTAGAAGATATTTGCGCCCTGAAAAGGATTATCTCTCATTTTCACTTATTTATAAAAAAGGCGAGCGGTCACTTGATCTG ATCTGTAAGGATACAGCTGAGGTTGAGATTTGGCTTTCGGGCCTTAAGGCATTAATTTCTACTGGACCGGGTAGAAGGCGGCGCACTAGAAGTGAATTAACAGAT GATAGTGATGAATTTTCTCTGAATGGTCGTCCTTTTGGTGGAGCATTAGAGTTTTCTTCAGCTATTTCCAAGAGCAGGTTTTCTTTTGAAACATCTTCTTGTGAATCCACGTCGTATAGAGGAAGATCAGATGTGGGGTCAGATCATGCAAGTATGCCAGTAAGGACGAGTGTTGGAGATGGTTCCCGTGTTAGTGTGTCAGGTGTTAGCTATGTTAGTAGTGTAGGATCAGGAGGACCAGATGACATAGAGTCGCTAGGTGACGTTTTCATATGGGGAGAGGTTTGGGCCGATGGGAATTCCTCTGATGGGTTAGGGAGTCAAGTCCCTTCCAAGACAGATGTCCTGACTCCTAAGTCATTAGAGTCTAATGTTGTTCTTGATGTTCATCTAATAGAACCTGGGGTAAATCACATTGCTCTGGTAACACGGCAAGGAGAGGTTTTTACCTGGGGAGAGGACTCTGGCGGAAGACTTGGGCACGGGTTTGATAAAGATTTTGGTAAACCGAATCTTGTCGAGTCCCTAGCAATTACTAATATGAGTTTAGTTGCATGTGGTGAATATCATACATGTGCGGTATCTACTTCCGGGGATTTATACACCTGGGGTGATGGGGCACATAACGCTGGACTTTTAGGCCATGGAACTGATGTTAGCCATTGTATACCGAAGCGACTCACTGGGATTTTAGAAGGACTTCAGGTTATATCTATAGCATGTGGCTCATGGCATACAGCATTGATAACCGCCAATGGGAAACTTTTTACTTTTGGTGATGGAATGCTTGGTGTATTGGGGCATGGAAATAGAGAGAGCGTGTCGTATCCAAAAGAGGTACAGTTATCTATTGGACATAAGGCTATTCAGGTTGCATGTGGAGTGTGGCACACGGCAGCCATTATAGAGGTCACGGATCAACCGGGTTCATATACTTCTCCATCAAAGAGGATATTCACGTGGGGCGATGGTGATCACTATCGTCTAGGTCATGCTAACAAGGAAACCTGCCTTCAACCGACTTGTGTGGCTGCACTTGCTGAATATAATTTTCACCAGGTTGCTTGTGGGCAAAGTTTGACTGTTGCACTAACCGCATCCGGCCATGTATTTAGTATGGGAAGCACGGCATACGGTCAACTAGGAAATCCAAACTCTGATGGAAAAGTGCCGATTCTAGTAAGAGATAAGTTACAGGGTGAATCTGTTGAGGAAATATCGTGCGGCGCACATCATGTTGCGGTATTAACTTCAAGAAGTGAACTATATACTTGGGGGAGAGGTGCCAATGGAAGATTAGGACATGGAGACATAGATGATCAGAAAACTCCAACATTGGTGGAAGCCTTGAAAGAAAGGCATGTGAAGAATATTGCATGTGGCGCAAATTTTACGACTTGTATATGCATACACAAATGGGTTTCTGGGAATGACCAATCGGTTTGCTCCGGTTGCAGACAACCATTCGGTTTTACTAGAAAAAGACATAATTGTTATCATTGTGGGTTGGTGTATTGCCATCCTTGTAGTTCGAAAAAAGCCCTTAAAGCAGCATTGGCTCCAACACCTAGCAAACCCCATCGTGTGTGTGATGCTTGCTATGCTAAGCTTAAAGGTTCTGATAGTGGTAACAGTTCCAGTTATAATCGAGAAATTACTCGTCCTTCTAGTTCCACTTATGGAAGGGAAAGATATGACAGGGGAGAGGTAAGGACTTCAAGTATTCTCTTGTCTTCTGTCACTGGTCTGGCGAAATACTTCGACATAAGGAGTAATGGGCTTGGAAGTGCACTTGATTTGTCTTCCATGGCTAGAGACACTCAAGTTCCGTTGCGTTTACAATTGAAAGATGTCATATTTCCTGGTTCATCAAGTACAACGCAGACTGCTTCGAGGCCTCTTATTGTGCAGCAAAGTAATCCCCCAACCCCACCTTCATTGGTTAATTCAAGACCAACCTCTCCGTATTCAAGAAGACCGCCAAGCCCGACACGTTCTATCTCCCCTGGATTTTCAAGAAGCCTTATTgataatttaaagaagaaaaatgaGCTTTTGAATCAAGAAGTCTCAAAGTTGCAAAACCAT ATTCGAAGTTTAAAGCAAAAAGGTGACATGAAAGATATGAAGATTCGCGAGCTTCAGAAAAATATTCAAGAAGCCAATCTACTGGCTGGAGAGGAATCTTTTAAGCATAGAGAGGCAAGGGATTTCATCAAGTCCATGACAGATGAG TTGACGGAAGTGACTGAAAAGTTGCCACCAGAGAATCCTGGATGTGAAACCTTGAAAGAGATCAATGCTCAAGCTCAATGTATGCTGAAAGACAACGTAGAATTTGAATCTCCCTTCCAACCGAGCTTTGAGTCTGAGCAACAAAGCGCGCCTGATATATCAGAATCAGATAGCGAATCTTCAAACCTGCAAAGAATCAAAGGAAATGGCGAAGTTTCTGAGGCTGTTCCATCTGTAGATGGAGGAAACGTTCAGCACGAAAGCAACAGCTCATATTTATCTAGTACAGGAGTGTCTCCACCAAGCTCGGAAACTAGTTCCAGATCAGCTGACTCACACAGGATTGTGCAAGAAGGAGAAACATCGGTCATTGAACAATTCGAACACGGTGTTTATATCACAGTCATAGTACTATCTGATGGAAGCAAAATTTTCAAACGTGTTAGATTCAG TAAGCGAAGATACAATGAGCAACAAGCAGAAGAATGGTGGAACAAAAACAAAGATAGGGTGTTTAGAAGATACAGTCCACCACAAGAAATTATTGGTTCATCTAGCACCCCACCTCATGGTGAAGGAAATATTGAGACATCACCTTCTTCTTAA